TTCACAAGGCAGCCGATGTTGCCATCCAGCGAAATGTAGGATAGATCGAATTTGGAGGCTTCGATTTCCGCCGGATCCTCTTCATCCAGATCGCGCATGGCGACGATGTCGTCGTGGCGGAACAGTGCATTGGAATCGAAATTCATCTTGCCGTCGAGGGCAATCACGCGGCCGTCGCCGCTCAATATGAGGGGATTGATTTCGGCCAAGCTGGCGTCCGTTTCGTCGAAGGCCTTGTAGAGCCCTTGGAACACGGCGCGCGCCTGAGGGAGGGAGGCCTCGGGAATACCGATCTTACGCGCCACGTCATCAGCCTCCCGGTCGCGTAGACCAGACACGGGGTCGATAAATATCTTGTGGATTTTTTCCGGTGTGTGGGCGGCCACTTCTTCGATGTCCATGCCGCCTTCGCTCGAAGCCATCAGGGCAACGCGCTGGGTGCCACGGTCCACCACCATGCCTAAATAAAGCTCTTTCTTGATATCGGCGCCCTTTTCGATCAAAAGGCGTCTTACCTTTTGGCCCTCCGGACCCGTCTGATGTGTCACCAACTGCATGCCTAGAATTTGTCCGGCGTAAGTACGTACTTCGTCCTTGGACTTCGCCAGCTTTACACCACCTCCTTT
This portion of the Betaproteobacteria bacterium genome encodes:
- a CDS encoding ADP-forming succinate--CoA ligase subunit beta, with translation MKIHEYQAKEVLRKFGVPTPRGIACYSVDEAVAAAGSLGGHVWVVKAQIHAGGRGKGGGVKLAKSKDEVRTYAGQILGMQLVTHQTGPEGQKVRRLLIEKGADIKKELYLGMVVDRGTQRVALMASSEGGMDIEEVAAHTPEKIHKIFIDPVSGLRDREADDVARKIGIPEASLPQARAVFQGLYKAFDETDASLAEINPLILSGDGRVIALDGKMNFDSNALFRHDDIVAMRDLDEEDPAEIEASKFDLSYISLDGNIGCLVNGAGLAMATMDIIKLYGGTPANFLDVGGGATTEKVTEAFKIMLKNPNIRAILVNIFGGIMKCDVIATGVVEAARIVGLKVPLVVRLEGTNVELGKKILADSGLPIISGSNMADAAQKVMAALNKKG